A DNA window from Brenneria izadpanahii contains the following coding sequences:
- the ampG gene encoding muropeptide MFS transporter AmpG, translating to MLSRIINLFSQRNSLFLLLLGFASGLPLALTSGTLQAWMTVENVDLKTIGFFSLVGQAYVFKFLWSPLMDRYTPPFLGRRRGWLLLSQLSLVAAIVCMGFMNPAHDLWWLAALAVLVAFCSASQDIVFDAYKTDLLQPEERGTGAAVSVLGYRLAMLVSGGLALWIADRLLGWQATYWLMAGLMLIGVLSTLLAPEPNNSQPAPRTIEQAIVSPLRNFFGRNNAWLILLLIVLYKLGDAFAISLTTTFLIRGVGFNAGDVGLINKTLGLFATIVGAVYGGLLMQRLTLFRALMLFGILQAVSNAGYWLLAVTDKNMITMASAVFLENLCGGMGTSAFVALLMTLCHKSFSATQFALLSALSAVGRVYVGPIAGWFVEAHGWAWFYLFSIAAALPGLILLMACRDTLEYTQKTGDFLPRATFPGYYAGALRALALGSCLLGLWLILLITNALGWTVHPRLADYLLTAGGGLALLGIVLGSALDYLSLRSPANHSN from the coding sequence ATGCTTAGTCGTATCATCAATCTATTCAGCCAGCGTAATTCGCTTTTCCTGCTGTTGCTGGGTTTTGCTTCCGGTTTACCGCTGGCACTAACCTCCGGCACGCTGCAAGCCTGGATGACCGTGGAAAATGTTGATTTAAAAACCATCGGTTTTTTTTCTTTGGTCGGTCAGGCGTATGTATTCAAGTTTCTGTGGTCCCCCCTGATGGACCGCTACACCCCGCCGTTCCTTGGCCGGCGCCGGGGGTGGTTGCTGCTCAGTCAACTCTCATTGGTCGCCGCGATCGTATGCATGGGATTTATGAATCCGGCCCATGACCTCTGGTGGCTGGCCGCCCTGGCCGTATTGGTCGCTTTTTGCTCCGCCTCGCAGGATATCGTGTTCGACGCCTACAAAACGGATCTGCTCCAACCGGAAGAACGCGGAACCGGGGCGGCGGTATCCGTATTGGGTTATCGCTTAGCCATGTTGGTTTCGGGCGGGCTTGCGCTATGGATTGCCGACAGGTTATTGGGTTGGCAGGCGACTTACTGGCTGATGGCCGGCTTAATGCTCATCGGCGTACTCTCCACCCTGCTGGCGCCCGAGCCCAATAACAGCCAGCCCGCCCCGCGCACAATCGAACAGGCCATAGTTTCCCCGCTGCGTAACTTTTTCGGGCGGAACAATGCCTGGCTGATTTTGCTGTTAATCGTGCTGTACAAATTAGGGGATGCTTTCGCTATCAGCCTGACCACCACATTCCTTATTCGCGGCGTCGGCTTCAATGCCGGCGATGTCGGCCTGATCAACAAAACGCTGGGGTTATTTGCCACCATCGTCGGCGCGGTTTATGGCGGCCTGCTGATGCAGCGGCTTACTCTGTTCAGGGCGTTGATGCTGTTTGGCATCCTGCAAGCGGTTTCCAACGCCGGCTACTGGCTGTTGGCCGTCACCGATAAAAACATGATCACCATGGCCAGCGCCGTTTTTCTGGAAAATCTGTGCGGGGGAATGGGCACCTCCGCATTTGTCGCGTTATTGATGACGCTGTGCCACAAATCGTTCTCCGCTACGCAGTTTGCCCTGCTTTCCGCCCTTTCCGCCGTAGGACGAGTCTATGTTGGCCCGATTGCCGGCTGGTTTGTTGAAGCGCACGGTTGGGCATGGTTTTATCTTTTCTCGATCGCCGCGGCCTTGCCGGGGCTAATTCTCTTGATGGCATGCCGGGATACGTTGGAGTACACGCAAAAAACGGGCGATTTCCTGCCGCGCGCCACATTTCCCGGCTATTACGCCGGGGCGTTGCGCGCACTCGCGCTGGGCTCCTGCCTGTTGGGATTATGGTTAATCCTGCTGATAACCAATGCGCTGGGGTGGACTGTTCATCCCAGGCTGGCCGATTATCTGCTGACGGCCGGCGGTGGATTAGCCCTGCTGGGGATTGTATTGGGCAGCGCGTTGGATTACCTGTCGCTGCGCTCGCCAGCGAATCATTCCAATTGA
- the cyoA gene encoding cytochrome o ubiquinol oxidase subunit II, protein MRLRKYNKIFGMLSLFAATAVLSGCDMALMNPKGQIGLEQRSLILTAIGLMLIVVVPVIIMTIAFAWKFRASNEKAKYTPNWSHSNKIEAVVWTVPIIIVAILATITWKTTHSLDPYKPLESDIKPINVEVVSLDWKWLFVYPDLGIASVNELAFPANVPVAFKITSDSVMNSFFIPRLGGQIYAMAGMQTQLHLIANEPGKYDGISGGYSGKGFSGMKFTAIATPTQQEFEQWVANVRASSKTLNSMDEFNKLAQPSEYHPVEYFSSVQPDLFRNIILKFTGNDMNMQHHGEGMKHDENMHMQHDESMNMGEHASHQGAEG, encoded by the coding sequence ATGAGACTCAGGAAATACAATAAAATTTTTGGGATGTTGTCTTTATTTGCAGCCACAGCAGTGCTCAGCGGCTGCGATATGGCACTGATGAATCCCAAAGGACAAATCGGGTTAGAGCAAAGATCGTTAATACTGACTGCCATCGGGCTGATGTTGATCGTTGTTGTTCCCGTCATCATTATGACGATCGCTTTCGCCTGGAAGTTCCGAGCTTCCAATGAGAAAGCAAAGTACACCCCCAACTGGTCGCACTCCAACAAGATTGAAGCCGTTGTCTGGACTGTGCCGATTATCATTGTCGCGATCCTTGCCACCATCACCTGGAAAACGACCCACTCGCTTGATCCTTATAAACCTTTGGAATCAGATATTAAGCCGATTAATGTCGAAGTGGTTTCCCTTGACTGGAAATGGCTGTTCGTTTATCCGGATCTGGGCATCGCCAGCGTTAATGAACTAGCGTTCCCGGCAAACGTCCCCGTCGCATTCAAAATCACCTCCGACTCGGTAATGAACTCGTTCTTCATTCCTCGTCTCGGCGGCCAAATCTATGCCATGGCCGGTATGCAGACTCAGCTTCATCTGATTGCCAATGAACCGGGTAAATATGACGGCATCTCCGGCGGTTACAGCGGAAAGGGTTTTTCCGGGATGAAATTCACCGCCATCGCTACCCCCACTCAGCAGGAATTTGAACAATGGGTAGCGAACGTCCGTGCGTCGTCCAAAACGCTCAACAGCATGGATGAGTTCAATAAACTGGCTCAGCCAAGTGAATACCATCCGGTAGAGTACTTCTCCAGCGTTCAACCGGATTTGTTCAGGAATATTATTCTCAAATTCACAGGCAACGACATGAACATGCAACATCACGGCGAAGGCATGAAGCACGATGAAAACATGCACATGCAGCACGATGAGAGTATGAACATGGGCGAGCATGCCTCGCACCAAGGAGCCGAGGGATAA
- the cyoB gene encoding cytochrome o ubiquinol oxidase subunit I: MFGKLTLDAIPYHEPIIMVTVAGIIVGGLALLAAITYFGKWKWLWTEWFTSVDHKKIGIMYVIVALVMMLRGFADAIMMRGQQVLASAGEAGFLNPHHYDQIFTAHGVIMIFFVATPFVVGLMNLAVPLQIGARDVAFPFLNSLSFWLFVAGVILINISLGVGEFAQTGWVAYPPLSGKEYSPGVGVDYWIWSLQISGLGTTLTGVNFFATIMKMRAPGMSLMKMPVFTWTALCTNVLIIAAFPILTVTIALLTLDRYLGTHFFTNDMGGNMMMYINLIWAWGHPEVYILVLPVFGIYSEVVATFCKKRLFGYTSLVWATIAITILSFIVWLHHFFTMGSGANVNAFFGIATMIISIPTGVKIFNWLFTMYQGRIQPHSAMLWTTGFIITFSIGGMTGVLLAVPGANFVLHNSLFLIAHFHNVIIGGVVFGCFAGITYWFPKAFGFTLNETWGKRAFWFWITGFFVAFMPLYALGFMGMTRRLSQQINPEFHPLLVVASLGVVLIGLGVLCQLMQFYVSIRDRHQNRDLTGDPWDGRTLEWSTSSPAPFYNFATVPHVHDRDAFWEAKEKGEAYKKPAGYEAIHMPKNTGAGVIISAFSLVFGFAMIWHIWWLAIIGFAGMIVTWIVHSFNQDVDYYVPVKEIEQIENQNFEQISKAGLKHVN, encoded by the coding sequence ATGTTCGGAAAACTTACACTCGATGCAATTCCGTATCATGAACCCATTATCATGGTCACCGTGGCGGGGATCATCGTCGGCGGTCTGGCGCTGCTGGCGGCGATAACCTATTTCGGTAAGTGGAAATGGCTATGGACGGAATGGTTCACCTCCGTCGACCATAAAAAGATCGGCATCATGTATGTCATCGTCGCGCTGGTGATGATGCTGCGCGGCTTTGCCGACGCCATTATGATGCGTGGTCAACAGGTACTGGCCTCCGCCGGCGAAGCGGGCTTCCTTAACCCGCATCACTACGATCAAATCTTTACCGCCCACGGCGTCATCATGATTTTCTTCGTGGCGACGCCTTTTGTGGTGGGTTTGATGAACCTGGCGGTTCCGTTGCAAATCGGCGCCCGCGACGTTGCCTTCCCTTTCCTGAACTCTCTGAGTTTTTGGCTGTTTGTGGCCGGCGTCATCCTGATCAATATCTCGCTGGGGGTAGGCGAGTTTGCTCAGACCGGCTGGGTGGCTTATCCGCCGCTATCCGGTAAGGAATACAGTCCCGGCGTCGGGGTCGATTACTGGATATGGAGTCTACAGATATCCGGTTTAGGCACCACGCTGACCGGGGTGAACTTCTTCGCCACCATTATGAAGATGCGCGCGCCCGGCATGTCGCTGATGAAAATGCCGGTATTCACCTGGACGGCGCTATGCACCAACGTGCTGATTATCGCCGCCTTCCCGATACTGACCGTAACCATCGCGTTGCTGACGCTGGACCGCTACCTCGGCACCCATTTCTTTACCAACGATATGGGCGGCAACATGATGATGTACATCAACCTGATTTGGGCATGGGGTCATCCTGAGGTTTACATTCTGGTTCTGCCGGTGTTCGGCATCTACTCCGAAGTGGTGGCCACGTTCTGTAAAAAACGGCTGTTTGGCTACACCTCTCTGGTGTGGGCGACCATCGCGATAACCATATTGTCGTTCATCGTCTGGCTGCACCACTTCTTCACTATGGGGTCCGGCGCCAACGTCAACGCCTTCTTCGGTATCGCCACGATGATTATTTCGATCCCGACCGGGGTGAAAATATTCAACTGGCTGTTCACCATGTACCAGGGCCGCATTCAGCCTCATTCCGCCATGCTGTGGACGACCGGCTTCATCATCACCTTCTCCATCGGCGGGATGACGGGCGTACTGCTGGCGGTTCCCGGCGCCAACTTCGTGCTGCACAACAGCCTGTTCCTGATCGCTCACTTCCACAACGTGATCATCGGCGGCGTGGTGTTCGGTTGCTTTGCCGGCATCACATACTGGTTCCCGAAAGCATTCGGCTTCACCCTGAACGAAACCTGGGGCAAACGCGCTTTCTGGTTCTGGATCACCGGTTTCTTCGTTGCCTTTATGCCGCTGTACGCGCTGGGCTTTATGGGAATGACCCGCCGGTTAAGCCAGCAAATCAACCCGGAATTCCACCCGTTGCTGGTCGTGGCTTCCCTCGGCGTGGTGCTGATCGGTCTCGGCGTGCTGTGCCAGTTGATGCAGTTCTACGTCAGTATCCGCGATCGCCACCAGAACCGCGACCTGACAGGCGACCCATGGGATGGCCGCACGCTGGAATGGTCGACTTCGTCTCCGGCGCCTTTCTATAACTTTGCTACCGTTCCGCACGTTCACGATCGCGATGCGTTCTGGGAAGCCAAAGAAAAAGGCGAAGCCTACAAAAAACCTGCTGGTTATGAAGCGATTCACATGCCGAAAAATACCGGCGCGGGCGTCATTATTTCAGCGTTCAGTCTGGTGTTCGGTTTTGCCATGATCTGGCATATCTGGTGGCTGGCGATTATCGGCTTCGCCGGAATGATCGTGACCTGGATCGTGCATAGCTTTAATCAGGATGTCGACTACTACGTTCCGGTTAAAGAAATCGAGCAGATCGAGAATCAGAATTTTGAGCAAATCAGCAAAGCAGGTCTGAAACATGTCAACTGA
- a CDS encoding cytochrome o ubiquinol oxidase subunit III — protein sequence MSTETLTNHSAAHAEHGHHDAGATKVFGFWIYLMSDCILFASLFATYAVLVNGTAGGPTGKDIFELPFVLVETFALLFSSITYGMAMIAMNKGNKSQVNAWLGLTFLFGLAFIAMEIYEFHHLIAEGFGPDRSAFLSAFFALVGTHGIHVTSGLIWIIIMMVLISSRGLTAVNKTRLMCLSLFWHFLDVVWICVFTVVYLMGAM from the coding sequence ATGTCAACTGAAACTCTGACTAACCATAGCGCAGCCCATGCCGAGCATGGGCATCACGATGCGGGGGCCACCAAGGTATTCGGCTTCTGGATCTACCTGATGAGCGACTGCATTCTGTTTGCGTCTCTATTCGCAACTTATGCGGTGCTGGTTAACGGCACCGCGGGCGGTCCGACGGGGAAGGACATTTTCGAACTGCCCTTCGTTCTGGTGGAAACCTTCGCCCTGCTGTTCAGCAGTATTACCTACGGCATGGCGATGATCGCCATGAACAAAGGCAATAAATCACAGGTCAACGCCTGGCTGGGATTGACGTTCCTATTCGGCCTGGCGTTTATCGCGATGGAGATCTACGAATTCCATCACCTGATTGCCGAGGGTTTCGGTCCGGATCGCAGCGCTTTTCTATCGGCCTTCTTCGCGCTGGTAGGCACGCACGGTATCCACGTCACCTCCGGTCTGATCTGGATCATCATCATGATGGTGCTGATTTCCAGCCGCGGCCTGACCGCCGTCAATAAAACCCGTCTGATGTGCCTGAGTCTGTTCTGGCACTTCCTTGATGTGGTTTGGATTTGTGTCTTCACCGTTGTTTATCTGATGGGGGCGATGTAA
- a CDS encoding cytochrome o ubiquinol oxidase subunit IV, producing the protein MSHSTTDHAGASHGSVKSYLIGFVLSVILTVIPFAMVMAGSASQHAIILTVVGCAVVQILVHLVYFLHLSTASEERWNVVALVFTVLIIAIVVAGSIWIMWNTHANMMIQ; encoded by the coding sequence ATGAGTCATTCAACAACCGATCATGCAGGCGCCAGCCACGGCAGCGTCAAATCCTATCTGATAGGTTTTGTGCTGTCCGTTATCCTGACCGTCATTCCTTTTGCGATGGTCATGGCCGGCTCAGCCTCACAGCACGCCATCATTCTGACCGTGGTGGGATGCGCCGTTGTCCAGATTCTGGTCCATCTGGTGTATTTCCTGCACCTGAGTACCGCCTCTGAAGAGCGCTGGAACGTGGTGGCCCTTGTGTTTACCGTCCTGATTATCGCGATTGTCGTTGCGGGTTCCATATGGATTATGTGGAATACGCACGCCAACATGATGATCCAGTAA
- the cyoE gene encoding heme o synthase has translation MIKYLQVTKPGIIFGNLISVIGGFLLAAQGSIDYVLFLSTLFGVSLVVASGCVFNNVIDRDIDKKMERTKNRVLVKGLISLKVTLVYASLLGIAGFALLYIAANPLAMWLAVMGFVVYVGVYSLYMKRHSVYGTLIGSLSGAAPPVIGYCAVSGQFDAGALILLLIFSLWQMPHSYAIAIFRLKDYQAANIPVLPVVKGISVAKNHITLYILAFMIATLMLSLGGYAGYKYLVVAAAVSVWWLGMALSGYKNANDDRVWAKKLFIFSIVAITSLSVMMSVDSIAPAQEALLTYLR, from the coding sequence ATGATTAAATACCTGCAAGTCACTAAACCAGGAATTATTTTCGGTAACCTGATTTCTGTTATCGGCGGATTTCTCCTTGCCGCTCAAGGCAGTATTGATTACGTCCTGTTTCTCTCCACCCTGTTTGGCGTATCGCTGGTCGTTGCGTCGGGTTGCGTGTTTAACAATGTCATCGACCGCGATATCGACAAAAAAATGGAGAGAACCAAAAATCGAGTTTTGGTTAAGGGACTGATTTCACTGAAGGTAACTCTGGTTTACGCTTCTCTGTTGGGTATTGCCGGCTTTGCGTTGCTGTACATCGCGGCCAATCCGCTGGCCATGTGGCTGGCAGTGATGGGCTTCGTGGTCTATGTCGGCGTTTACAGTCTGTATATGAAGCGCCATTCGGTTTACGGCACGCTGATCGGCAGCCTGTCCGGCGCCGCGCCGCCGGTGATCGGTTATTGCGCCGTCAGCGGCCAGTTCGACGCCGGCGCGCTGATTTTGCTGCTGATTTTCAGCCTGTGGCAGATGCCGCACTCCTACGCGATCGCCATCTTTCGCCTGAAAGACTACCAGGCCGCCAATATTCCGGTATTGCCGGTAGTAAAAGGCATTTCCGTGGCGAAAAACCATATCACGCTCTACATTCTGGCATTCATGATCGCCACGCTGATGCTCTCTTTGGGCGGTTATGCCGGTTACAAATACCTGGTCGTCGCCGCCGCCGTCAGCGTATGGTGGCTGGGCATGGCGTTATCAGGCTATAAAAATGCCAATGATGACCGGGTCTGGGCCAAAAAACTGTTTATCTTTTCCATCGTCGCCATTACTTCGCTGAGCGTGATGATGTCCGTTGACTCCATCGCACCGGCGCAGGAAGCGCTGTTAACCTATTTGCGTTAA